From one Lolium rigidum isolate FL_2022 chromosome 4, APGP_CSIRO_Lrig_0.1, whole genome shotgun sequence genomic stretch:
- the LOC124650045 gene encoding protein NRT1/ PTR FAMILY 3.1-like has product MATTTVDSERGGDRTKRKQGGFRTMPFILVNEVCDRFATAGFGANLITYLTQELHLPLVEASNTLTNFGGTSSLTPILGALAADSFAGRFWTIIAGSVFFQLGMLGLVVSALVPSLRPGPCSPPATPCRRANGLQLAVLYLSLLCTSLGSGGIRPCVVAFGADQFDSQPKEEQHGDEAGGAEAVAGQKRQYFNLYFFTMGFAVLLALTVVVYIQENVGWGWGFGIPAIAMFVSILVFVLGYPLYVRLKPGGSPFTRVAQVVAAAYKKRAAPLPEDPGMLYQDKDLDALISTNGRLLHTNQLTFFDRAAIVTPADTAGSGKLDMWRLSTVHRVEELKSLIRMLPIWSAGILLVTAGSHNNSFAIMQARTMDRHMTQHFQIPPATMSIFSTVAMLVTLVLYDRAFVPIARRFTGLPSGINYFQRMAVGLAISILGVASAALVEAKRRGSAADHGLLDTPATMVPMSVFWLVPQYAIHGVADGFSSVAHMEFLYDQAPESMRSTAAALFWLSASLGSYMGTVLVTAVQSATRGSGDWLQDNINRGRLDAYYWLVTCLMLLNLVYYLICFRFYTMKPLEFAEDDDHEKELELSSVHKNGGGGAV; this is encoded by the exons atggcgaccacaaCGGTGGACAGTGAGAGGGGTGGAGACCGCACGAAGAGGAAGCAGGGTGGCTTCCGGACCATGCCGTTCATACTAG TGAACGAGGTCTGCGACAGGTTCGCCACGGCGGGCTTCGGCGCGAACCTCATCACGTACCTGACGCAGGAGCTGCACCTGCCGCTGGTGGAGGCCTCCAACACGCTCACCAACTTCGGCGGCACCTCCAGCCTCACGCCCATCCTCGGCGCGCTCGCCGCCGACTCCTTCGCCGGCCGCTTCTGGACCATCATCGCCGGCTCCGTCTTCTTCCAGCTCGGCATGCTCGGCCTCGTCGTCTCTGCGCTCGTCCCTTCACTCCGGCCCGGACCCTGCTCCCCTCCCGCCACaccgtgccgccgcgccaacgGGCTGCAGCTCGCCGTGCTCTACCTCTCTCTGCTCTGCACCTCCCTCGGCTCCGGCGGGATCCGGCCGTGCGTCGTGGCGTTCGGCGCCGACCAGTTCGACAGCCAGCCGAAGGAGGAGCAGCACGGTGATGAagcgggcggcgcggaggcggtggcggggcAGAAGCGGCAGTACTTCAACCTCTACTTCTTCACCATGGGGTTCGCCGTGCTGCTGGCGCTGACGGTGGTGGTGTACATCCAGGAGAACGTGGGGTGGGGGTGGGGCTTCGGGATCCCGGCCATCGCCATGTTCGTCTCCATCCTCGTCTTCGTGCTCGGCTACCCGCTCTACGTCCGGCTCAAGCCCGGCGGCAGCCCCTTCACGCGGGTGGCGCAGGTCGTCGCCGCTGCGTACAAGAAGCGGGCCGCCCCGCTGCCGGAGGACCCCGGCATGCTGTACCAGGACAAGGACCTCGACGCGCTAATCTCCACCAACGGCAGGCTCCTGCACACCAACCAGCTCAC TTTCTTCGACCGGGCGGCGATCGTGACGCCGGCAGACACAGCGGGCTCCGGCAAGCTAGACATGTGGCGTCTGTCGACGGTACACCGCGTGGAGGAGCTCAAGTCACTCATCCGCATGCTGCCCATCTGGTCGGCTGGTATCCTGCTCGTCACCGCCGGCTCGCACAACAACAGCTTCGCCATCATGCAGGCGCGCACCATGGACCGCCACATGACCCAGCATTTCCAGATCCCCCCGGCAACCATGTCCATTTTCAGCACCGTCGCGATGCTCGTCACACTGGTTCTCTACGACCGGGCCTTCGTGCCAATCGCGCGCCGCTTCACGGGCCTTCCGTCCGGGATCAACTATTTCCAGCGCATGGCCGTCGGCCTCGCCATCTCCATCCTCGGTGTCGCCTCGGCGGCGCTCGTTGAGGCCAAACGTCGGGGCTCCGCTGCCGATCACGGGCTACTGGACACACCGGCAACCATGGTGCCGATGAGCGTGTTCTGGCTGGTGCCGCAGTACGCCATCCACGGCGTGGCGGATGGGTTCTCCTCGGTTGCGCACATGGAGTTCTTGTACGACCAGGCGCCGGAGAGCATGCGCAGCACCGCCGCCGCGCTCTTCTGGCTCTCCGCCTCCCTCGGTAGCTACATGGGAACAGTGCTCGTCACGGCAGTACAAAGCGCcacgcggggaagcggcgactgGCTCCAGGACAATATCAACAGGGGTAGGCTGGACGCCTACTACTGGCTCGTCACCTGCCTCATGCTGCTCAACCTTGTCTATTATCTCATATGCTTCCGTTTCTACACCATGAAGCCATTGGAGTTCGCGGAGGACGACGACCACGAGAAGGAGCTCGAGCTGTCCTCTGTCCACAAAAATGGCGGCGGTGGCGCTGTATAA